The following proteins come from a genomic window of Maniola jurtina chromosome 15, ilManJurt1.1, whole genome shotgun sequence:
- the LOC123872783 gene encoding uncharacterized protein LOC123872783 — protein MRITAILARVPAIKFRKGQAPSHGSAAPGSSAGAPAAASGASAAPGHVQVQSAAAMSSAPISDIDLPPRYRRQPLSQEEIDHINGGGVV, from the exons ATGCGGATAACTGCAATTCTCGCTCGTGTTCCGGCCATCAAATTCCGGAAGGGACAAGCGCCGTCTCATGGGTCTGCAGCCCCCGGAAGCTCCGCGGGTGCTCCTGCCGCGGCATCTGGGGCCTCAGCAGCACCA GGTCATGTGCAAGTGCAATCTGCAGCTGCCATGAGTAGTGCTCCTATTTCCGACATAGATCTTCCTCCTCGCTACAGAAGACAACCTCTGTCACAGGAAGAGATTGACCACATCAATGGTGGTGGAGTCGTTTAG
- the LOC123872782 gene encoding uncharacterized protein LOC123872782 translates to MSEEKLEIRVATYMCPTHPVELYELILELLEDAIDCHAVLQYESRSPGPIPGRPDPFTNNKIDLAFTTAAAYMKLRGKKNEFVELLPVTPVFAHQMNVENKPGYFSDIIIHCDKKAHNVNTLLDLRGCNFAYSDEESLSGSKIVLKTLKEKGENASFFGSLLKSGSHLASAQMVLSKQADWAAVDSTTLLYSKKFMQDGGKEIITLETLGRLPPYPIVVNSRLPESVKNSISKVLLTLPQSTEWKRQFGKFGIIKFDTNTDGAYDGPAAHMWSIQNEKLNVRYY, encoded by the exons ATGTCAGAGGAAAAGTTAGAAATACGTGTGGCCACTTATATGTGCCCCACACATCCAGTGGAACTGTACGAGCTGATTCTGGAGCTATTAGAGGACGCTATAGACTGCCATGCAGTCTTACAATACGAGAGCCGAAGTCCCGGGCCAATACCCGGACGTCCAGACCCGTTCACCAATAACAAGATTGATCTGG CGTTCACGACCGCGGCTGCGTACATGAAGTTGCGCGGCAAGAAAAATGAATTTGTTGAGTTGTTACCGGTCACTCCGGTTTTTGCCCATCAGATGAATGTGGAGAATAAGCCGGGCTACTTCTCGGACATTATCATACACTGCGATAAAAA AGCACACAATGTTAACACCTTACTGGACCTTAGAGGATGCAATTTTGCATACAGTGATGAGGAATCACTGAGTGGCAGCAAAATCGTGTTAAAAACGTTAAAAGAAAAGGGAGAGAACGCTTCTTTCTTTGGATCTCTTCtaa AATCTGGATCACATTTGGCGTCGGCGCAAATGGTGTTGTCCAAACAGGCCGATTGGGCAGCAGTAGATTCAACAACTCTACTCTACTCGAAAAAGTTTATGCAGGACGGAGGCAAAGAGATCATAACTCTTGAGACACTAGGACGTTTACCGCCTTACCCTATTGTGGTGAATTCCAGACTGCCAG AGAGTGTAAAAAATTCGATAAGCAAAGTGCTACTCACTTTACCACAATCAACAGAGTGGAAGAGACAGTTTGGAAAATTCGGGATCATAAAATTCGACACCAACACTGATGGTGCTTATGATGGGCCGGCTGCACATATGTGGTCCATCCAGAACGAAAAGCTCAATGTTAGATATTATTAG